The following coding sequences are from one Epinephelus moara isolate mb chromosome 7, YSFRI_EMoa_1.0, whole genome shotgun sequence window:
- the LOC126392918 gene encoding bromodomain adjacent to zinc finger domain protein 2B isoform X5, producing MEFGERLASPSSAPSSLHMASSSASSSPAPPQTPSTKSSPAPSPAGSSPLTTCGHPIQVTGDERLNMSGSSNGFPLVSRPAFGLYTSSSGRSEFGGLGSLGLSALAAHSQFGTFPDWWRPSEAHSRGAAAFFPPLLGLHPAFASTFKSHDPIHLQSRTSVSVGVIGTVNGRSASSPTGNSAVNTSSFPTKGSMEKIKNNSSRIQKNSQDPGKLHQKIIQKTKEKRPNKRPLEISSMSGSQSGSLSDSSSDGEESSSDPDDMEEEGEDEEDNDEDEDDQSNDSEDSDSEKESRVERKVKRLTQNTSESKKKRPCTADGNTTPDSHRETLTSPHRLQSSSHPAGLSQSAALFLQSSRIAEEKGQQHISVIQATGLAAGNSPLAPSHREASPLRSRSSPNPVSFSNSPKHSHPSTSQKHFSHSSSPKHGSVSSSPKPHPLCSPAKPLPLCSSPKPVSLSFSPRPPTPSASQKPPHKPKFLMPSLKHTQLADGMKESSGNPSDERLLHLNSFKLKQSLHSKDSVKQAFSLRPKNQNWHKSHKNSASSSSSQTQHKHSSDTLSSHLLSLPHSDDTNLFLSHHLNGAIHSAVQDAPLALITKPRSQSSTPSSKPLLVATSPPCPMPINLSTGTKDMSGSSASPLKSSASSSLAHRPRKTKTPKSLHLVKSLSKPSSSCPPVDLVRGSESDIHSSKDSDDSLGDDLDDDDEDNEDDIDDEDSGSSLSESESNLDSDSDGSEDDMKERSETAADSDAERTPLKRTKAPLSSHKSTLNLSANCSLLNLQIVKPPSLSSGLLTSTTVTSSGAAGNHSTLSPSFTFATLPGPGKRRRVTDERVLRLPLEFGWQRETRIRTVAGRLQGEVAYFAPCGKKLRQYPDVMKYLLRNGITEISRDNFSFSTKIKVGDFYEAREGPEGLQWVLLAEEEIAPSIIAMDGRRSRCTQSERQPIGDGNGSRQWKSHPLSIGENSFQDVGDAKLLRKLEAQEIARQAAQIKMMRKLEKQAMAQAAKEARKQQAIMAAEERRKKREQMKILKQQAKRKKKEEAANAKILEAEKRNKEKEMRRLQAVILKHQELERHRLDMVWERERRRQHMMLMKAVEARKKAEEKERLKKEKKDEKRLNKERKLELRRLELEKAKELKKPNEDMCLADHKPLPELSRIPGLVLPGSTFSDCLMVLQFLRSFGKVLRLDINPNMLSLSDLQEGLLNTGDSMGKVQDLLVSMLSAAVCDPGIPAGHKNKTALGDHLTNVGINRDNVSEILQIYMEAHCEQTELAALALSLRTKAFQAHSPSQKASMLAFLVNELCCSKAVISEIDKNIDHMTNLRKDKWVVEGKLRKLRSIHAKKTGKRDSSVGGEDSHTFVIPTARNKGKRKDGDSEEEEDEDDDSEDQGDDDDDEEEESGGKKGKKAEICEEEDDSVHSASMEELEKQIEKTYKQQIQIRQKLFDSSHSLRSMTIGQDRYKRRYWVLPHCSGIFVEGMESGEGHEEVEKEKKRKRTAQVIRVKEEQQEEAKTPVVSSPAQSTDGDTTTPESQQDKDSLNLFLQKPGSFSKLSKLLEVAKMAQDSDINSHNSHSAKVPTTHPSCPASQTATNQQGLIDKSDTSVPSLLSAPQLRSSPWITCGPQSVLHEDQLSKILMEKSNQWFSLLPRSPCDESSFTSGSSPPASSSPLQTISTKSPSSLSPNPRASASSSAPAGINNLQPSVLQQVKSGIHQSRLTRCDVSGAAPSPSLPSSGASLLPVLDLASQHAEDDASRAISLANNNSVNKSETPEPLSDKPDCASFPAVEVAKTQDYPSPQPIPEEMLCGWWRVADTEELHSLVKALHSRGIREKALQKQIQKHMEYTTQLCANSKDAFDVSELEKQEMSEETVESWCVEEQAMEVDISLLQRVEALERKVISASLQVKGWMHPEPQSEREDLVYHEHKLSFSPAPEKKGQRETSQEELSGTVVRRPDNPLDIAVIRLAELERNIERSSEEEVAPGMRMWRKALGEVRSSAQLSLCIQQLQKSIAWERSIMKVHCQLCQKGDNEELLLLCDGCDKGCHTYCHKPKITTVPDGDWYCPTCVAKESGQSPRSRKQQSRTAGGGKKGSEVKRNSKPSVVGELIKEEAASSTSVPKKGTKEFKKRKGDDSPPSAQASHDSPVSCGKKAKTAKDNNTNALAMCRVLLAELEAHQDAWPFLTPVNQKAVPGYRKVIKKPMDFSTIREKLTNNQYLNLESFIVDVNLVFDNCEKFNEDDSEIGRAGHSMRRFFDKRWTELLE from the exons ATGGAGTTTGGTGAGCGGCTGGCCTCCCCATCCTCGGCCCCGTCCTCCCTTCACATGGCCTCCTCTTCAGCCAGCTCCTCTCCTGCTCCACCCCAGACACCCTCCACAAAAAGCAGCCCGGCCCCTAGCCCTGCGGGCAGCTCCCCTCTCACCACCTGTG GCCATCCAATCCAGGTAACAGGAGATGAACGTTTAAATATGTCTGGCAGCTCCAATGGTTTTCCTTTGGTCAGCCGTCCAGCCTTTGGGCTCTACACGTCAAGTTCAGGCCGCTCTGAGTTCGGAGGCCTAGGAAGTCTGGGTCTGTCTGCATTGGCTGCTCACTCCCAGTTTGGTACATTTCCAG ACTGGTGGCGGCCATCTGAGGCACATTCCAGAGGAGCGGCAGCCTTCTTCCCTCCTCTTCTGGGTCTACATCCTGCGTTTGCGTCAACATTCAAAAGCCACGATCCCATTCACTTGCAGTCGCGTACCTCAG tTTCTGTAGGCGTAATTGGGACAGTGAATGGTAGGAGTGCTTCTTCACCTACTGGGAACTCTGCTGTGAACACCAGTTCATTTCCAACAAAGGGAAGCatggagaaaattaaaaacaacagtagTCGGATTCAAAAGAACAGCCAGGACCCGGGCAAACTGCACCAGAAGATCattcagaaaacaaaagaaaag aGACCCAACAAAAGACCACTAGAGATCTCCAGCATGAGTGGCAGCCAATCAGGATCATTGTCAGATAGCTCCAGTGATGGCGAGGAGAGCAGCAGTGATCCTGAtgacatggaggaggagggagaggacgaggaggacaatgatgaagatgaggatgatCAGAGCAATGATAGTGAGGACTCTGATTCAGAAAAAGAGAGTCGAGTGGAAAGGAAAGTCAAG CGGCTGACACAGAACACTTCTGAGAGTAAAAAGAAGAGACCTTGCACTGCCGATGGAAATACAACGCCAGACAGCCATCGGGAGACTTTGACTTCCCCGCACCGCCTGCAGTCCTCTTCTCATCCTGCTGGCCTGTCACAGTCCGCAGCGCTCTTCCTCCAGAGCTCCAGGATTGCAGAGGAGAAAGGCCAGCAGCACATCAGTGTCATCCAGGCCACAGGGTTGGCAGCCGGCAACAGTCCCCTAGCACCGTCCCACAGGGAGGCCTCTCCTCTGCGCTCCAGGTCCTCACCCAACCCTGTCTCCTTCTCCAACTCACCGAAACACTCACATCCTTCCACCTCACAAAAGCACTTCTCTCATTCGTCCTCACCGAAGCATggctctgtctcctcctctccaaaacctCACCCTCTCTGTTCCCCTGCGAAGCCCCTGCCTCTGTGTTCCTCACCCAAGcctgtctccctctccttttcacCCAGACCACCAACACCGTCAGCCTCACAAAAGCCTCCACATAAACCTAAATTCCTGATGCCCTCTCTGAAGCACACCCAGCTGGCTGATGGCATGAAGGAGAGCAGTGGAAACCCTTCTGATGAAAGATTGTTACACTTGaacagttttaaattaaaacag TCCCTCCACTCCAAGGACTCTGTGAAGCAAGCGTTCTCCCTGCGACCTAAGAACCAGAACTGGcataaaagtcacaaaaacTCAGCATCCTCCTCATCGTCGCAGACACAGCATAAACATTCATCAGATACCTTGAGCAGTCATTTACTGTCTCTCCCACACAGCGATGACACCAATCTGTTCTTGAGCCATCACCTTAATGGAGCGATCCACAGCGCAGTTCAGGATGCCCCTTTGGCTCTCATCACCAAGCCCCGCAGCCAGAGCAGCACCCCCAGTAGCAAGCCCCTCCTGGTAGCCACCAGCCCTCCCTGTCCCATGCCCATCAACCTGAGCACTGGTACTAAGGACATGTCTGGCAGCTCTGCTTCCCCACTTAAATCATCAGCCTCATCAAGTCTTGCTCACAGACCAAGAAAGACCAAGACTCCCAAGTCTCTGCATCTAGTGAAGAGCCTGTCTAAACCCAGCTCATCCTGTCCACCTGTGGACTTGGTCAGAGGCAGTGAGTCTGATATCCACAGCAGCAAAGACTCAGACGATTCTTTAGGAGATGACTTGGATGACGACGATGAAGACAATGAAGATGATATTGACGATGAAGATTCTGGCAGTAGCCTGTCAG AGTCAGAGAGCAATCTGGATAGCGATTCTGATGGCTCCGAGGATGATATGAAGGAGCGCAgtgagacagcagcagacagcgaTGCAGAAAGGACTCCCCTGAAACGCACTAAAGCGCCCTTGTCTTCTCACAAGTCCACCTTGAACCTCTCAGCCAACTGCTCCCTGCTTAACCTGCAGATCGTCAAGCCTCCTAGTTTATCTAGTGGTCTGCTCACCTCCACCACAGTGACCAGTTCAGGGGCAGCGGGTAACCACAGCACCCTATCGCCATCCTTCACGTTTGCCACGCTGCCAG GAccagggaagaggaggagagtaACAGATGAGAGAGTTCTGCGGTTGCCTCTTGAGTTTGG GTGGCAGAGAGAGACCCGTATCAGGACTGTCGCAGGTCGTCTACAAGGAGAGGTGGCTTATTTTGCTCCATGTGGGAAGAAGCTGCGTCAGTACCCTGATGTAATGAAG TACTTACTGCGGAATGGAATAACTGAAATCTCACGGGATAACTTCAGCTTCAGTACGAAAATTAAAGTTGGTGACTTTTATGAAGCCAGAGAGGGACCAGAG GGTTTACAGTGGGTCCTGCTGGCAGAGGAGGAGATCGCTCCAAGTATCATAGCGATGGACGGGAGGCGCAGCAGGTGCACACAGTCTGAGCGGCAGCCAATAGGTGATGGGAATGGGTCCAGACAGTGGAAGTCTCATCCTCTTAGTATTGGTGAAAATAGCTTCCAAGATGTCGGTGATGCAAAGCTGCTACGCAAACTGGAGGCTCAAG AAATAGCTCGACAGGCAGCTCAGATCAAAATGATGAGGAAGCTCGAGAAGCAGGCCATGGCGCAAGCAGCCAAAGAGGCAAGGAAACAACAAG CAATAATGGCCGCAGAGGAGAGGCGGAAAAAGAGGGAGCAGATGAAGATTCTTAAACAGCAA gcaaaaagaaagaagaaagaagaagcaGCCAATGCCAAAATATTGGAGGCTGAGAAGCGAAATAAG GAGAAGGAGATGCGAAGACTGCAAGCTGTCATACTGAAGCACCAG GAGTTGGAGAGGCATAGACTAGATATGGTATGG GAGAGGGAAAGACGCAGGCAGCACATGATGCTCATGAAGGCTGTAGAGGCCCGTAAGAAGGCGGAG GAGAAGGAGCGTctgaagaaagagaaaaaggacGAGAAACGGTTAAACAAGGAGAGGAAACTGGAGCTCAGAAGACTGGAGCTGGAAAAAGCAAAAGAGCTAAAGAAACCAAATGAAGACATGTGTTTAGCAGATCATAAG CCACTTCCAGAGTTGTCCCGCATCCCTGGTCTGGTCTTACCAGGGAGTACTTTCTCCGACTGCCTGATGGTGCTGCAGTTTCTGCGCAGCTTTGGGAAGGTCCTGAGGTTAGACATAAACCCAAACATGCTCAGTCTAAGTGACCTTCAGGAGGGGTTGCTCAACACTGGGGACAGTATGGGCAAGGTGCAGGACCTGCTGGTGAGCATGCTCTCCGCAGCTGTGTGTGATCCTGGCATACCTGCAGGTCACAAG AATAAAACCGCCTTGGGGGACCACCTGACCAATGTGGGGATCAACCGGGACAACGTGTCTGAGATCCTTCAGATCTACATGGAGGCTCACTGCGAGCAGACAGAGCTGGCTGCTCTGGCCCTCAGCCTCAGGACCAAGGCGTTTCAGGCCCACAGCCCGTCACAGAAGGCCTCCATGCTCGCGTTCCTGGTTAATGAGCTCTGCTGCAGTAAGGCTGTGATCAG TGAGATCGACAAAAACATAGATCACATGACCAACCTGAGGAAGGATAAGTGGGTCGTGGAGGGAAAACTTCGCAA aCTGAGGAGCATTCACGCCAAGAAGACCGGGAAGAGAGACAGCAGTGTGGGGGGAGAAGACAGCCACACATTTGTCATCCCCACTGCCAGAAACAAAGGCAAAAGGAAAGATGGggacagtgaggaggaggaggacgaggatgACGACAGTGAAGACCAAGGAGACGACGACGACGATGAGGAAGAAGAATCGGGGGGGAAGAAGGGGAAGAAAGCTGAGATATGTGAAGAGGAG GATGACAGTGTACACTCAGCCAgcatggaggagctggagaaacAGATCGAGAAAACATACAAG CAACAGATTCAGATCAGACAGAAGTTATTCGACTCGTCTCACTCTCTGCGCTCCATGACGATTGGACAGGATCGCTACAAGAGACGATACTGGGTCCTTCCGCACTGTAGTGGCATCTTTGTGGAGGGCATGGAAAGCGGTGAAG GTCATGAAGAggtggagaaagagaagaaaagaaagaggactGCCCAGGTGATCAGGGTAaaagaagagcagcaggaagAAGCAAAGACACCAGTGGTCTCCAGCCCAGCGCAGAGCACAGACGGCGATACAACCACACCGGAGAGCCAGCAGGACAAAGACAGTCTCAATCTCTTCCTCCAGAAACCCGGCTCCTTCTCCAAGCTCAGCAAACTCCTTGAAGTAGCCAAAATGGCTCAAGATTCAGACATCAATTCTCACAACAGTCACTCTGCTAAAGTCCCTACTACTCATCCCTCATGTCCCGCCTCTCAGACAGCCACTAATCAGCAGGGACTGATAGATAAATCAGATACTTCAGTGCCATCTCTGCTTAGTGCGCCACAGCTCAGAAGTAGTCCCTGGATTACCTGCGGCCCTCAGTCTGTCCTTCATGAGGACCAGCTCTCCAAAATACTGATGGAAAAGAGCAACCAGTGGTTTAGCCTCTTGCCTCGCTCTCCTTGCGATGAGTCCTCCTTCACCTCCGGCTCCAGCCCtccagcctcctcctctccacttcAGACCATCAGCACCAaatccccctcctccctctcccctaATCCCCGGGCTTCAGCCAGTTCCAGCGCTCCTGCTGGGATCAATAACCTGCAGCCGTCTGTCCTTCAG CAAGTCAAGTCTGGCATTCATCAAAGCAGGCTGACGAGGTGCGATGTGTCCGGCGCAGCACCAAGTCCCAGCCTGCCCTCCTCTGGTGCTTCTCTACTCCCCGTGTTGGATCTGGCCTCCCAGCATGCAGAAGATGATGCCAGCAGGGCCATCTCTCTGGCAAATAACAACTCTGTCAACAAGAGCGAGACCCCAGAGCCCCTGAGTGACAAGCCCGATTGTGCATCGTTCCCTGCTGTGGAAGTGGCCAAGACCCAGGACTACCCTAGTCCCCAGCCTATCCCCGAGG AGATGCTGTGTGGCTGGTGGAGGGTGGCAGACACGGAGGAGCTGCACAGTCTGGTCAAGGCCCTTCATAGCCGAGGCATCAGAGAGAAGGCCTTGCAGAAACAGATCCAGAAACATATGGAGTATACGACCCAGCTCTGTGCAAACAGCAAAGATG CGTTTGATGTGTCAGAGCTGGAGAAGCAGGAGATGAGCGAGGAGACAGTGGAGAGTTGGTGTGTTGAGGAGCAGGCGATGGAGGTGGACATCAGCCTGCTGCAGCGTGTCGAGGCTCTGGAGAGGAAAGTCATCTCTGCCAGCCTGCAGGTCAAG GGATGGATGCATCCCGAGCCCCAGTCAGAGAGGGAGGATCTGGTTTATCATGAGCACAAGCTCTCCTTTTCCCCCGCTCCAGAGAagaaaggacagagagaaaccAGCCAGGAGGAACTCTCTGGAACGGTGGTGCGGCGGCCCGACAATCCCCTTGATATAGCTGTCATCAGGCTGGCAGAGCTGGAGAGGAACATTGAGCGCAG CAGCGAGGAGGAGGTGGCACCTGGGATGAGGATGTGGCGTAAAGCCCTCGGTGAAGTCCGCAGTTCTGCTCAGCTGTCACTCTGCATTCAGCAGCTACAGAAATCCATTGCCTGGGAACGATCCATCATGAAAGTG CACTGCCAGCTCTGTCAGAAAGGAGATAACGAAGAACTGCTCTTACTCTGTGATGGCTGTGACAAAGGCTGCCACACTTACTGCCACAAACCCAAGATCACTACAGTACCTGACGGCGACTGGTATTGTCCCACCTGTGTAGCGAAG GAGAGTGGACAATCCCCCCGGAGTAGGAAGCAACAGAGCCGAACAGCTGGAGGAGGGAAGAAAGGCAGCGAGGTAAAACGAAACAGTAAGCCATCTGTGGTAGGAGAGCTCATCAAAGAGGAGGCTGCCAGCAGCACCAGCGTGCCAAAGAAAGGTACCAAGGAGTTcaagaagaggaaaggagacgACAGCCCGCCCAGCGCCCAGGCCAGCCATGACAGCCCTGTCTCATGCGGGAAAAAAGCCAAGACGGCCAAAGACAACAACACAAATGCGCTCGCAATGTGCCG AGTGCTGCTGGCTGAGCTGGAGGCCCATCAGGACGCTTGGCCCTTCCTCACGCCCGTCAACCAGAAAGCCGTCCCTGGTTACAGGAAGGTCATCAAAAAGCCCATGGACTTCTCCACCATCAGAGAAAAGCTCACCAACAACCA GTACTTGAATCTGGAGAGTTTCATCGTAGACGTGAACCTGGTTTTCGATAACTGTGAAAAATTCAACGAAGACGATTCAGAAATCGGACGAGCCGGCCACAGCATGAGGAGATTTTTCGACAAACGATGGACTGAACTGCTGGAGTAA